A stretch of Babesia bigemina genome assembly Bbig001, chromosome : III DNA encodes these proteins:
- a CDS encoding FAD-dependent glycerol-3-phosphate dehydrogenase, putative, with translation MGRRWAVKLLGGSLAGLTGTYVAVRREHERCAMPKGTKYSVPSTLKSRSTMARALREEEFDVLVIGGGCTGSAVALDCATRGLKCALVEAEDFASGTSSKSTKLLHGGIRYLESALLRLDIKELQFVWKALEERAHLIFAAPFANPPIPIVLPIYQLWQIPYFWFNIKVYELLARFFCCNETGVPSSFYTGKANTLDYFPPLRAEGLLGSVVYYDGQHDDSRTNLLMALTSTIDNYVPGQVGATVVNHTQVVDLLKDGEGKVNGATVVDKCTGEKFDVKAKVVVNCSGPFAEKVRQIGNNDGKENMLHSRGTHIILPASYAPTQYGMVIPKTTDGRVLFTLPWRGETLVGTTDTKDDLQWNPLPKKSDVDFICKDAAIYLNCSEEAIRRDIKSVWSGLRPLLKGLDDQPDNQKTDSLSRGHVIHVDRQNMVNVYGGKWTICRLMAEECVDRVVKLDPTLKPKSACRTRNMRLYGTHNANGQYQPHEIRPFFNTLSGELRTEYPGLTPDQANHLVQSYGYQAREVARMSAESGMLKPIHPDYPYLQGEVLYGIRREYACTPLDILARRTRLAFRDHKAASAVLDSVCDIMSKELAWDGARRSELRSKATEFFNSMEIPVV, from the exons ATGGGAAGACGCTGGGCCGTCAAGCTTTTGGGTGGTTCCCTCGCGGGCCTTACCGGCACGTACGTCGCGGTGCGTCGTGAGCATGAACGCTGCGCTATGCCGAAAGGCACGAAGTACAGCGTGCCTTCGACGCTGAAATCGCGTTCCACCATGGCGCGAGCGCTTCGCGAAGAGGAGTTCGACGTGCTCGTGATTGGCGGTGGCTGCACAG GCAGCGCGGTTGCGCTGGATTGCGCCACTCGCGGCCTGAAATGCGCTCTGGTGGAGGCTGAAGACTTCGCTTCCGGTACTTCCTCTAAAAGTACGAAGTTGCTGCACGGTGGTATTCGCTACCTGGAGAGTGCTCTGCTCCGGTTGGATATCAAGGAGCTGCAATTCGTATGGAAGGCGCTGGAAGAGCGCGCGCATTTGATATTTGCGGCGCCCTTCGCAAACCCGCCAATTCCGATCGTTCTTCCCATCTACCAGTTGTGGCAGATTCCCTACTTCTGGTTCAACATCAAGGTGTACGAGCTCTTGGCACGTTTCTTCTGCTGCAACGAGACTG GAGTGCCGTCATCCTTCTACACGGGCAAGGCCAACACTTTGGACTACTTCCCTCCTCTTCGTGCTGAAGGTTTACTCGGATCCGTCGTTTACTATGACGGTCAACATGACGATTCTCGTACCAACCTTCTCATGGCTCTGACCAGTACCATTGACAATTATGTCCCCGGCCAGGTCGGTGCTACCGTTGTGAACCACACCCAGGTTGTCGACCTCCTGAAGGACGGCGAAGGCAAGGTTAATGGAGCAACCGTGGTGGACAAGTGCACCGGTGAGAAGTTTGATGTTAAGGCTAAGGTGGTTGTGAACTGCAGTGGTCCTTTCGCTGAGAAAGTGCGCCAGATCGGCAACAACGATGGCAAGGAAAACATGTTGCACTCTCGTGGCACGCACATCATTTTACCTGCAAGCTATGCGCCCACTCAGTACGGTATGGTAATTCCGAAGACTACGGATGGCCGTGTTCTGTTTACCCTACCGTGGCGTGGAGAGACCCTTGTGGGTACCACTGACACCAAAGACGATTTGCAGTGGAACCCTCTACCCaagaagagcgatgtagacttTATTTGCAAGGATGCCGCGATTTATTTGAACTGCAGTGAGGAGGCGATTCGTCGTGACATAAAGTCTGTATGGTCTGGATTGCGGCCGCTTCTGAAGGGTCTTGACGACCAGCCTGACAACCAGAAGACCGATTCGTTGTCTCGTGGACACGTTATTCATGTTGACCGACAGAATATGGTGAATGTGTATGGTGGCAAATGGACGATCTGCCGTTTAATGGCGGAGGAGTGCGTGGACCGTGTCGTGAAGTTGGACCCTACTTTGAAGCCGAAGAGCGCTTGCCGCACCCGGAATATGCGCCTATATGGTACGCACAACGCCAATGGTCAGTACCAGCCGCATGAGATTCGCCCATTCTTCAACACCTTAAGTGGGGAGCTGCGTACCGAGTATCCCGGACTAACTCCTGACCAAGCTAACCACCTTGTTCAAAGTTACGGCTACCAGGCTCGTGAGGTCGCTCGCATGTCCGCTGAATCTGGCATGTTGAAACCTATCCACCCCGACTACCCGTATCTGCAGGGTGAGGTTCTTTATGGCATTCGCCGGGAGTACGCATGCACCCCGCTTGACATTTTGGCTCGTCGTACTCGCCTGGCGTTCCGCGACCACAAGGCAGCATCTGCAGTGCTGGACTCCGTGTGTGACATCATGTCGAAGGAGCTTGCATGGGACGGTGCACGCCGCAGTGAACTGCGTTCCAAGGCGACTGAGTTCTTCAACTCCATGGAGATTCCCGTGGTTTGA
- a CDS encoding GLYCEROL-3-PHOSPHATE DEHYDROGENASE, putative, whose amino-acid sequence MLKPIHPDYPYLQGEVLYGIRREYACTPLDILARRTRLAFRDHKAASAVLDSVCDIMSKELAWDGARRSELRSKATEFFNSMEIPVV is encoded by the coding sequence ATGTTGAAACCTATCCACCCCGACTACCCGTATCTGCAGGGTGAGGTTCTTTATGGCATTCGCCGGGAGTACGCATGCACCCCGCTTGACATTTTGGCTCGTCGTACTCGCCTGGCGTTCCGCGACCACAAGGCAGCATCTGCAGTGCTGGACTCCGTGTGTGACATCATGTCGAAGGAGCTTGCATGGGACGGTGCACGCCGCAGTGAACTGCGTTCCAAGGCGACTGAGTTCTTCAACTCCATGGAGATTCCCGTGGTTTGA
- a CDS encoding U5 small nuclear ribonucleoprotein: MAEQYERFKRFEYRTNSNLVLQRDGHGPKANEATGEPESLATRLKYKMGDKVTYSVPKRTTDNKRLHTVDTSRGPAKHRRTRLDLKKGESVLNVDITDSGYYVPSSLATRNKYEEILNLLQETLVDQPQEVLKGAFDEVMTHLRAAGLKAEERRKLCEDVLGPLSDDLFYRLYHTAKELVDFGTGDAPRDSTGVTDDPAGIAVVFDEDDEDDESDVHSVEAEEDEDDEHEESHIQTIRKDGVEFADTDKYHLPISKIDPHWLQRELNLIFGDPNLAVATEKEILAVLGIPDIQECENKLVLILKYENFEFAKLVLRNRWKIMYCTRLGQAQTDEEKEAIFDEMKQVQEGIEVLQELEEVHLRRTKDQELTLNVTREAANLARQNAKREGNELQDGDEEELIPEPTAIPEDIAQAGHPTVVDLEALAFKDGAQHMTNTRVVLPPESERVEHKSYDEVIIYPLERPKDLQRKSIKTLPEWTHAAFPGVDSLNPVQSVIAEIAFEHFEENMLVCAPTGAGKTNVAVLAMLSVMSQHRDEKGQLNLNDFKIVYVSPMKSLVMEQAQSFTQRFAPYGLNVRELTGDMSLTRNQLMETQLLVVTPEKWDVVTRRSGMENSVQLIIIDEIHLLHDKRGPVLESIVARAMHNDRKNKMKTRLVGLSATMPNYTDIADFLKVNPDRGLFYFGNHYRPVGLEQRYIGIKEKKAVKRYNCMNEIVYERVMEDAGKNQILVFVHSRKETARTAKLIRDMAFKTDALNIFLHSDSASREILATEAEAIKTAELRELLPYGFGIHHAGLPRSDRKLVEDLFSDGHIQLLISTATLSWGVNLPAHTVIIKGTQVYSPEEGCWTELCPLSVQQMMGRAGRPQFDKEGKGIIITAHEKLQFYLSLNNQQLPIESQLVSSLPELLNAEVVLGNVTTRKDAVIWLRDTYFAVRMRKEPRLYGVIEAEDEGDDEEESGNSTTIDEQLFDIRLESLAHSALIELDKYALIRYERRSGAIKSTPLGRIASLYYLKPPSVKTYVDNMKADLSDSDILKVFSASAEFKYIPVRDEEKVELAGLMEKVPIPVRGQGQEGTSKVAVLLQSYISRFDLDGYALVSEMTFITQNAGRIIRALYEIALNNAWSQLAQRLFDLGKMVERRMWSVMLPLRQFKSLPEELVLKLERNDFGWDRYYDLSSVELGELCRQPKLGKTIHKLIHLVPRLDLQVFVQPLTREMLRVEVNITPDFQWDPKLHGSNEKFWLFVEDGSGEKILHSQTFVLLPFTPGHVEDYSVFFTVELSHPLCSHYFLRLTSEKWIGSESKISISFSRLILPEKAQPFTELFDQQPRPISAMINLPGEVVALNKAFFRKAFGDSHFNAIQTRVFDAMYSQSDSLLLCAPSRSGKFTCAEIAITRCLCTCENATVVVVSPFKTVANQRLERLRYKFGDICQVNSLVGDVKTDLMVIAQSTIVVCTPKQWDFVSRRWKSKQCLQSVDLFVVENLELLDDPSVGPELEVAVSRMRFIAAQLEYPTRIIGLGGPISNALDVGGWIGATAASIFNFRPNSHRAVLPKFTIQSFDQWDSETRRFSMFNNACNFVLSHFRESDDDSCSALMFTVDRRFCRLLAMEVLLSIEYHVGVTGASPLLNEASNEILAKLMARERALSKLMEGGVGYCHDGFSEAEIKVMEDLFRRGQIKVLVATASAIWSLTACAPLVVVVDISVSATNRPISQGIYPQSDLLRMLSCAYVPDELSTIKPHAVILYETSKRRYLYKLLEEAFPVESCLEARIEELVNAEIVQGAIENAQDAIDWLTWTLYYRRLPKNPNFYSLQGATAQHLSEHLSELVESAISALEKSQCASVADDTVSPLNLGYIAAFYYLRCRTIETFARSVTPDSNRDSILELLATAEEFADIVVRTGERIGSQKLAEGNTPQKVKSLLIAHMDRTPLTNDLQSDQRTVLEKMPSLLCALVDVLSSNGWLAPALLVMQLGQRIVQALNPADSPLKQLPHASAAWIGDANKAGVHDLFDLMGMEDDERTQLLSGFTQQQAAAIAMVCNAVPVLDVQCVLSDEKVAPQQPVNVNLNIEREGDMEPVHAPFFPLERFEQWWVVVGEAKTKGLLGIKRVNLPKSNNTVTVEFEAPAVSGKHEIVVYVVSDSYVGTEQQHTLVLEVVA; the protein is encoded by the exons ATGGCGGAGCAATACGAGCGCTTCAAGCGTTTCGAGTACCGTACG AACTCCAACCTCGTGCTGCAACGCGATGGGCACGGCCCTAAGGCAAACGAGGCTACCGGGGAGCCGGAGTCGCTCGCGACGCGGCTCAAGTACAAAATGGGGGACAAAGTTACGTATTCGGTGCCTAAGAGAACCACAGACAACAAGCGCCTCCACACGGTGGACACAAGTCGAGGACCGGCCAAACACAGGCGCACTAGACTG GATCTCAAAAAAGGAGAATCGGTGCTCAACGTGGACATTACAGACAGCGGCTACTACGTGCCATCCTCCCTCGCCACTCGCAACAAGTACGAGGAGATTCTCAACCTTCTGCAGGAGACGCTGGTGGACCAGCCGCAGGAGGTGCTCAAGGGAGCCTTCGACGAAGTTATGACACATCTTAGAGCTGCCGGTCTGAAAGCAGAGGAGCGGCGCAAACTTTGCGAGGATGTGCTTGGACCGTTGAGTGACGACCTGTTCTACAGGCTGTACCACACCGCTAAGGAGCTGGTGGACTTTGGCACAGGGGACGCGCCGCGCGACTCCACAGGCGTGACAGATGACCCCGCGGGCATTGCGGTCGTCTTTGACGAGGACgatgaggatgatgagTCGGACGTGCATAGCGTAGAGGCGGAGGAagacgaggacgacgaaCATGAGGAATCGCACATACAGACCATACGGAAGGACGGCGTTGAGTTCGCTGACACCGACAAGTATCACCTGCCAATCAGCAAGATAGACCCAcactggctgcagcgcgaacTGAATCTCATCTTCGGAGACCCGAACTTGGCCGTCGCGACAGAAAAGGAGATCCTCGCGGTACTGGGAATCCCGGACATACAGGAGTGCGAAAATAAGCTGGTTCTTATATTGAAGTACGAGAATTTCGAGTTCGCGAAGCTCGTGCTCCGGAACCGGTGGAAGATCATGTACTGCACCAGGCTTGGGCAAGCGCAGACGGACGAAGAAAAGGAGGCGATATTTGACGAAATGAAGCAGGTACAGGAGGGTATTGAGGTGCTGCAGGAGCTTGAGGAAGTGCACCTGCGCCGCACCAAGGACCAGGAGCTCACCCTAAACGTGACCAGAGAGGCAGCTAACCTGGCGCGACAAAACGCCAAACGTGAGGGCAATGAGTTGCAAGACGGTGACGAAGAAGAGCTCATTCCGGAACCAACTGCGATCCCAGAGGATATCGCACAAGCTGGACACCCGACTGTTGTTGACCTAGAGGCGCTAGCATTTAAAGACGgagcgcagcacatgaCCAACACTCGCGTTGTGCTCCCACCGGAGTCGGAACGCGTTGAACACAAGTCGTACGACGAAGTTATCATCTATCCGCTGGAACGTCCGAAGGATTTACAGCGGAAATCGATAAAAACCCTGCCCGAATGGACCCATGCTGCATTTCCAGGGGTCGATTCGCTTAATCCAGTGCAGTCTGTCATTGCGGAGATCGCATTCGAGCACTTCGAGGAGAACATGCTCGTATGTGCCCCGACTGGGGCGGGTAAAACGAATGTTGCCGTGCTTGCCATGCTCAGCGTCATGTCCCAGCATAGGGATGAAAAAGGCCAGTTGAACTTGAATGACTTCAAGATCGTTTACGTTTCGCCTATGAAATCGCTGGTCATGGAACAGGCGCAGTCTTTCACTCAACGTTTTGCGCCTTACGGGCTCAACGTCCGCGAACTTACGGGTGACATGAGCCTGACGCGAAACCAGCTGATGGAGACCCAGCTACTGGTAGTCACACCCGAGAAATGGGACGTAGTCACGCGCAGGAGCGGCATGGAGAATTCAGTGCAACTGATAATCATCGACGAGATCCACCTGCTGCATGACAAGAGAGGACCCGTGCTCGAATCGATTGTAGCACGTGCCATGCACAACGACAGGAAGAACAAGATGAAGACGAGGCTGGTGGGACTAAGCGCAACGATGCCCAACTACACGGATATCGCTGACTTCCTCAAAGTAAATCCGGATCGTGGTTTGTTCTACTTCGGCAACCATTACAGGCCGGTTGGATTAGAGCAGCGCTACATCGGCATCAAGGAGAAAAAGGCCGTAAAGCGTTACAATTGCATGAATGAAATCGTGTACGAACGGGTAATGGAAGATGCCGGTAAGAACCAGATACTTGTCTTCGTCCACAGCAGGAAGGAGACGGCACGTACAGCCAAACTGATTAGGGACATGGCTTTCAAAACAGACGCGCTCAACATATTCCTACACAGTGACAGCGCGTCACGAGAAATTTTGGCTACAGAAGCTGAAGCCATCAAAACAGCTGAGCTGAGGGAGCTCCTTCCATACGGGTTCGGCATACACCACGCAGGGCTGCCGAGATCCGACAGGAAGTTGGTTGAGGACCTGTTCTCGGACGGGCACATACAGCTGCTCATAAGTACAGCCACACTTAGTTGGGGTGTGAACCTTCCGGCACATACCGTCATCATCAAGGGCACTCAGGTTTACTCTCCAGAGGAAGGATGCTGGACAGAGCTCTGCCCATTATCGGTACAGCAAATGATGGGTCGCGCCGGGCGTCCGCAGTTTGACAAGGAAGGAAAGGGTATAATTATTACCGCGCATGAAAAACTGCAATTCTACCTGTCGCTAAACAACCAACAGCTGCCGATTGAAAGCCAGCTTGTGAGCAGCCTCCCGGAGTTGCTCAATGCCGAAGTCGTTCTGGGTAACGTGACCACACGTAAGGACGCGGTAATATGGTTACGCGATACGTATTTCGCTGTAAGAATGCGTAAGGAACCACGGTTATATGGAGTAATCGAGGCTGAAGATGAAGGtgatgacgaggaggaaAGTGGGAATTCGACGACTATTGACGAACAACTGTTCGACATTAGGTTGGAGTCATTGGCTCATTCCGCACTTattgagcttgacaagtaCGCGCTGATACGTTATGAACGCCGCAGCGGGGCCATCAAGTCGACGCCGCTCGGACGTATAGCAAGTCTGTACTACCTAAAGCCCCCATCCGTTAAGACGTACGTCGACAATATGAAGGCCGACCTATCCGATTCCGATATATTAAAAGTGTTCTCAGCGAGCGCCGAATTCAAATACATTCCGGTCCGTGATGAAGAGAAGGTCGAATTGGCTGGACTCATGGAAAAAGTACCCATACCAGTCAGAGGACAGGGCCAGGAGGGAACCAGCAAGGTAGCCGTGCTGTTGCAGAGCTACATATCCAGGTTCGATCTGGACGGATATGCGTTAGTATCCGAGATGACGTTCATCACGCAGAATGCCGGGAGAATTATTCGCGCACTGTATGAAATCGCACTCAACAATGCGTGGAGCCAGCTTGCACAAAGGCTGTTCGACTTGGGGAAGATGGTGGAGAGACGCATGTGGTCGGTGATGTTACCACTGCGTCAGTTCAAATCACTTCCCGAGGAATTAGTGCTCAAGCTGGAGAGAAACGATTTCGGGTGGGACAGATATTACGACCTGAGCAGTGTGGAACTTGGGGAGTTGTGCAGGCAGCCTAAACTTGGCAAGACCATCCATAAGCTGATCCACTTAGTGCCTAGATTGGACCTTCAAGTATTCGTACAACCACTAACCCGTGAGATGCTACGTGTGGAAGTCAACATCACGCCAGACTTCCAGTGGGACCCCAAATTGCATGGCAGCAACGAAAAATTCTGGTTGTTCGTTGAGGATGGAAGCGGCGAGAAAATACTGCACAGCCAAACCTTCGTACTGCTGCCGTTCACTCCAGGTCATGTGGAAGATTACTCGGTATTCTTCACTGTGGAACTATCGCACCCGCTGTGCTCTCACTACTTTTTGAGGCTCACCTCCGAAAAGTGGATAGGAAGCGAATCAAAAATATCAATCAGCTTTAGCCGACTGATACTGCCCGAGAAGGCGCAGCCTTTCACTGAACTTTTCGACCAACAACCTAGGCCTATCTCGGCGATGATAAACCTACCGGGGGAAGTGGTCGCACTCAACAAGGCGTTTTTCAGAAAGGCTTTCGGTGACAGCCATTTTAACGCCATACAAACTCGGGTGTTTGATGCCATGTACTCCCAGTCTGATTCGTTGCTGCTATGCGCACCAAGCCGGAGTGGAAAGTTCACATGTGCTGAAATCGCCATTACGCGGTGCCTATGCACGTGTGAAAATGCGACTGTCGTTGTGGTGTCGCCTTTCAAGACGGTGGCCAATCAGCGGCTGGAAAGGTTGAGGTACAAGTTTGGTGACATATGTCAGGTCAACTCGCTGGTCGGGGATGTGAAAACCGATCTCATGGTGATTGCGCAGTCGACCATAGTGGTATGTACGCCGAAACAATGGGATTTTGTATCACGCAGATGGAAGAGCAAACAGTGTCTGCAATCTGTGGACCTCTTTGTGGTTGAAAATTTGGAGCTTTTGGACGACCCTTCGGTCGGGCCTGAGCTTGAGGTTGCAGTGAGCCGTATGAggttcatcgctgcccagCTTGAATATCCCACGCGAATCATCGGACTTGGAGGGCCAATATCGAATGCTTTGGATGTAGGTGGCTGGATAGGAGCAACCGCGGCATCCATTTTCAACTTCAGACCAAATTCTCACAGGGCTGTCCTGCCTAAGTTCACCATCCAGTCGTTCGATCAGTGGGACAGCGAAACGCGCCGCTTCTCCATGTTCAACAACGCCTGCAACTTTGTCCTGTCGCACTTCAGGGAAAGCGATGACGATAGTTGCTCGGCGCTTATGTTCACCGTGGATCGCAGGTTCTGCAGGCTGCTTGCTATGGAGGTTCTTCTCTCCATTGAGTACCACGTAGGAGTTACCGGAGCTTCTCCTCTATTGAATGAGGCGAGCAATGAAATCCTTGCCAAGCTGATGGCACGTGAGCGCGCACTGAGCAAACTTATGGAGGGTGGAGTTGGATACTGCCACGATGGATTCAGTGAGGCAGAAATCAAAGTTATGGAGGATCTATTCCGGCGCGGGCAGATCAAGGTGCTCGTTGCAACCGCATCAGCCATTTGGTCGCTAACAGCGTGTGCGCCGTTGGTAGTGGTGGTGGATATTTCAGTGTCGGCAACTAACCGACCCATATCGCAAGGCATATACCCTCAGAGCGACCTCTTACGGATGCTCAGCTGCGCCTATGTGCCCGACGAGCTCAGCACAATAAAGCCGCATGCCGTTATATTATACGAGACGTCGAAGCGCAGGTATCTCTACAAGCTTCTGGAGGAAGCATTCCCGGTGGAAAGCTGTCTAGAGGCGCGCATTGAGGAGCTAGTTAATGCGGAGATAGTGCAGGGTGCTATTGAAAACGCCCAGGATGCCATCGATTGGCTCACGTGGACGCTGTACTATAGGCGGCTCCCCAAGAACCCCAACTTCTACTCGCTGCAAGGCGCTACTGCTCAACACCTCAGCGAACACCTCAGTGAACTCGTGGAATCAGCTATATCAGCCCTGGAAAAATCGCAATGCGCTTCGGTCGCGGATGACACCGTCTCTCCCCTTAACCTtggctacatcgctgctttcTACTATCTCCGTTGCAGGACCATAGAGACGTTCGCTAGGTCAGTAACGCCTGATTCAAACAGGGACTCCATCTTGGAACTCCTTGCCACTGCGGAGGAGTTCGCCGATATCGTGGTCAGGACGGGCGAACGGATAGGCAGCCAGAAGCTGGCCGAGGGCAATACGCCGCAAAAGGTCAAATCACTGCTCATTGCTCACATGGATCGCACGCCTCTGACCAACGACCTCCAGAGTGACCAACGAACAGTGCTGGAAAAAATGCCATCCCTGCTATGCGCGTTGGTCGACGTGCTCAGCAGTAATGGGTGGCTAGCGCCGGCGTTGCTTGTGATGCAACTCGGCCAACGGATCGTTCAAGCGCTGAATCCCGCGGACAGTccactcaagcagctgccTCACGCGAGCGCTGCCTGGATCGGCGACGCGAACAAGGCAGGAGTTCACGATCTGTTCGACCTCATGGGAATGGAGGATGATGAGAGGACGCAGCTGCTCAGTGGGTTCACCCAGCAGCAGGCGGCCGCTATAGCAATGGTCTGTAATGCAGTACCCGTGCTTGACGTGCAATGTGTTCTGAGCGATGAAAAGGTCGCTCCTCAGCAACCGGTGAACGTCAACCTCAATATCGAGAGAGAGGGTGATATGGAGCCTGTACACGCTCCTTTCTTCCCTCTGGAGCGCTTCGAGCAGTGGTGGGTTGTCGTGGGAGAGGCCAAAACCAAGGGCCTACTCGGTATAAAGCGTGTGAACCTCCCCAAGAGCAACAACACCGTCACTGTTGAGTTCGAGGCACCCGCAGTGTCTGGAAAGCACGAGATAGTGGTGTACGTCGTCAGCGACTCGTACGTCGGCACCGAACAACAGCACACATTGGTGCTCGAGGTCGTCGCATGA